The Archocentrus centrarchus isolate MPI-CPG fArcCen1 chromosome 12, fArcCen1, whole genome shotgun sequence genome includes a window with the following:
- the LOC115789733 gene encoding melanopsin-B-like, whose protein sequence is MLYSFTAAEQRDFMEKKVTEMDVERGFYQLVEVQDHVHYIIAFVVSVIGAVGVTGNALVMYAFYCNKKLRTPPNFFIMNLAVSDFLMAITQSPIFFVNSLYKGWIFGETDLEFEDLEQCN, encoded by the exons ATGCTGTACAGCTTCACTGCTGCAGAACAAAGGgactttatggaaaaaaaag TCACAGAAATGGATGTGGAACGTGGCTTCTATCAGCTGGTGGAGGTCCAGGACCACGTTCACTACATCATTGCATTCGTTGTTTCTGTGATCGGAGCAGTGGGTGTTACTGGGAACGCCCTGGTCATGTATGCCTTTTACTG TAACAAGAAGCTACGGACACCCCCCAACTTCTTCATCATGAACCTGGCAGTCAGTGACTTCCTCATGGCAATTACACAGTCacccattttctttgttaactcCCTTTACAAGGGTTGGATTTTTGGTGAAACAG acctggaaTTTGAGGACTTGGAGCAGTGTAACTGA
- the LOC115789734 gene encoding uncharacterized protein LOC115789734: protein MAITVTDFLRDRGVPEEALTLIEEQKIDRDVILLMDDSALANYIPSYGDRIALFNFCKNQKPVSKRKMGLFEKLREKMKLRRETKQSEEEPKTSKSNSRRRVIRRTIEIGWIHQDNSEIKQVRAKQGGGTRKVVMNISGGYNDILKEGKSLFFPNGVSSKGHESEFDVWDFQQNSLSGDISIGTIYDTVKLPMLRFYIATKPQSVVDVSSTESEHTDVNSNFDGQDDIIEFSDSQSFSSAPNYSDNNQESPHQQVVSDQSIVTNQPVTTDPMVASEVHFILPEILSDDAVVLHDYVTLGENPHIISDPEITFGPNPEDDFDNADTLIFQPETPDHSPQTKMLTIHHANCFNDMIEAFSDPDTLTTQLTVRRLLPDNSEEAGSGSGVLRDIFSAFWQEFYDRCTLGTSVKVPFIRHDFKADTWKAIGRIFLRGYQDCHYLPIKLASPFVEEMLFGVVYSHLTEVFLQFVSCQEREILRQALQDFSSIEADDLLEGYFKYISHKLGSKLSATAYLF from the exons atggCAATCACCGTGACAGATTTCCTACGTGATCGGGGGGTTCCAGAAGAAGCACTCACACTAATCGAGGAGCAAAAG ATCGACAGGGATGTCATTTTGCTTATGGACGATTCAGCTTTGGCTAACTACATTCCCTCATATGGAGACAGAATtgctctttttaatttttgcaaaaATCAGAAACCTGTCTCAAAGCGAAAAATGGGCCTTTTTGAAAAgctcagagaaaaaatgaaactaaGAAGGGAAACCAAACAAAGTGAAGAGGAGCCTAAAACCTCTAAATCCAACTCTAGACGAAGAGTCATTAGACGGACTATTGAGATAGGTTGGATACACCAAGACAATAGTGAAATCAAACAGGTTAGAGCAAAGCAAGGAGGAGGGACCAGAAAAGTTGTTATGAACATCAGTGGTGGATATAATGACATCCTGAAAGAAGggaaaagtctttttttcccaaatggTGTTTCAAGTAAAGGCCATGAATCAGAGTTTGATGTTTGGGATTTTCAGCAAAATTCCTTATCTGGTGACATCTCAATTGGCACAATATATGACACCGTCAAACTTCCCATGCTGCGTTTCTACATTGCCACAAAGCCACAATCAGTTGTAGATGTTTCTTCCACTGAATCAGAACACACTGATGTTAATTCTAACTTTGATGGCCAGGATGACATTATTGAATTTTCTGACAGCCAGTCCTTTTCTTCGGCACCCAATTACTCAGATAACAATCAGGAGAGTCCTCATCAGCAAGTTGTCTCAGACCAGTCAATTGTTACAAATCAGCCAGTCACCACAGATCCCATGGTGGCTTCAGAGGTCCATTTTATCTTACCAGAGATATTATCAGATGATGCAGTTGTTCTTCACGACTATGTAACACTGGGAGAAAATCCACATATTATCTCTGACCCAGAGATTACATTTGGCCCAAACCCAGAAGATGATTTTGATAATGCTGACACACTGATTTTTCAGCCTGAAACACCTGACCATTCACCTCAAACAAAAATGCTAACCATACACCACGCAAATTGTTTCAATGATATGATTGAAGCATTTTCTGACCCAGACACTCTGACTACACAACTGACAGTGAGGCGACTACTTCCAGATAATTCTGAGGAAGCTGGTAGTGGCTCAGGGGTACTCAGAGATATCTTTAGTGCCTTTTGGCAAGAATTCTATGATCGTTGCACTCTTGGTACATCGGTGAAAGTGCCCTTCATCAGACATGATTTCAAGGCTGACACCTGGAAAGCTATTGGCAGAATTTTCTTGAGAGGATACCAAGATTGCCACTACCTTCCCATCAAGCTTGCATCCCCTTTTGTTGAGGAGATGTTATTTGGAGTAGTGTACAGTCACCTGACAGAAGTCTTTCTTCAGTTTGTAAGCTGCCAGGAGCGAGAGATCCTCAGACAGGCTTTACAGGACTTCTCTTCCATCGAAGCTGATGACCTTCTTGAG GGCTACTTCAAGTACATTTCTCACAAGCTGGGTTCTAAGCTATCAGCAACTGCATATCTGTTTTAA